From a single Couchioplanes caeruleus genomic region:
- a CDS encoding phosphotransferase enzyme family protein: MVPTLRSVVDPSWLAGLVTREYGIAVTGCVLLRSLVNDVYRVDTPAGPFVLKLYRTGHDAAGREVALAAHVGAGVAQGVPLADGSPAGTIAAAEGPRAFTLWEWAPGAKPRKPRTDDLYRRFGVATAAFHEAASGFAAPAAVDPVTLLDDVLARLPGPEDRRVTATLTAEAASRIAGAGLERGVCHGDVTLDNVHADGDRLIFYDLDCAAENWLATDLSPVAATPQWPAFLAGYRTVRGLSEEAVEALPWLDVLLRVGYLHFHLYAKPAMRGTESLTEGWVEANLGQLRAAAAWLLPEWET; encoded by the coding sequence ATGGTGCCGACCCTGCGCTCCGTCGTCGACCCGTCCTGGCTGGCCGGCCTGGTGACCCGCGAGTACGGCATCGCGGTGACCGGCTGCGTGCTCCTGCGTTCGCTGGTCAACGACGTCTACCGCGTCGACACCCCGGCGGGCCCGTTCGTGCTGAAGCTCTACCGGACGGGCCACGACGCGGCGGGCCGGGAGGTCGCGCTGGCCGCCCACGTCGGCGCCGGGGTCGCGCAGGGCGTCCCGCTCGCCGACGGCAGCCCGGCGGGCACGATCGCGGCGGCCGAGGGGCCGCGGGCCTTCACCCTGTGGGAGTGGGCGCCCGGCGCCAAGCCGCGGAAGCCGCGCACCGACGACCTCTACCGCCGCTTCGGCGTCGCCACGGCCGCATTCCACGAGGCGGCGTCCGGGTTCGCCGCCCCGGCCGCGGTGGACCCGGTGACGCTGCTCGACGACGTCCTCGCCCGCCTGCCCGGCCCGGAGGACCGCCGGGTCACCGCCACGCTCACCGCCGAGGCCGCGAGCCGGATCGCCGGCGCCGGGCTCGAGCGCGGGGTCTGCCACGGCGACGTCACGCTGGACAACGTCCACGCCGACGGCGACCGCCTGATCTTCTACGACCTCGACTGCGCCGCCGAGAACTGGCTGGCCACGGACCTCAGCCCGGTCGCTGCGACCCCGCAGTGGCCGGCGTTCCTGGCCGGATACCGTACGGTCCGGGGGCTGTCCGAGGAGGCGGTCGAGGCCCTGCCCTGGCTCGACGTCCTGCTCCGCGTCGGCTACCTGCACTTCCACCTGTACGCGAAGCCGGCCATGCGGGGCACCGAGTCGCTCACCGAAGGCTGGGTGGAGGCGAACCTGGGCCAGCTGCGGGCCGCGGCCGCGTGGCTGCTCCCGGAGTGGGAGACGTGA
- a CDS encoding TrmH family RNA methyltransferase, with product MPRTLRITTRNATFQQWQALLDNRTKRHRAGEFLVQGVRPISLAAEHGWEIRTLLTADGPALSRWARDLVESTGAPRAVVSAELMRELGGKDEESPELLAVVGLPADDPARIAVRPDLLVVVFDRPTTPGNVGTLVRSADAFGAAGVIVTGHAADPYDPRAVRASTGSLFALPVVRVPSHREVLDWARGLGVPVQIVGTDERGPVDIAEHDLTGPTVLAVGNETHGLSAAWRDACDRMVRIPITGAASSLNAASAATVALYEAARQRR from the coding sequence GTGCCCAGGACCCTGCGAATCACCACCCGCAACGCCACCTTCCAGCAGTGGCAGGCGCTGCTCGACAACCGGACGAAACGGCACCGCGCCGGGGAGTTCCTCGTGCAGGGCGTACGCCCGATCTCGCTGGCGGCCGAGCACGGCTGGGAGATCCGTACGCTGCTCACCGCGGACGGCCCGGCGCTGTCCCGGTGGGCGCGTGACCTCGTGGAGTCCACGGGTGCGCCGCGCGCGGTGGTTTCCGCCGAGCTGATGCGTGAGTTGGGCGGCAAGGACGAGGAGTCGCCCGAGCTGCTGGCCGTGGTGGGACTGCCCGCGGACGACCCGGCGCGGATCGCCGTACGCCCGGATCTGCTGGTCGTGGTCTTCGACCGGCCGACGACGCCGGGCAACGTCGGCACGCTGGTGCGCTCGGCGGACGCGTTCGGCGCGGCCGGGGTGATCGTCACCGGCCACGCCGCCGACCCGTACGACCCCCGTGCGGTCCGGGCCAGCACCGGCTCGCTGTTCGCCCTTCCCGTCGTGCGGGTGCCGAGCCACCGGGAGGTGCTGGACTGGGCGCGCGGGCTGGGCGTACCCGTGCAGATCGTCGGCACCGACGAGCGCGGGCCGGTCGACATCGCCGAGCACGACCTGACCGGCCCGACCGTGCTGGCGGTCGGCAACGAGACGCACGGCCTCAGCGCCGCCTGGCGCGACGCCTGCGACCGGATGGTGCGCATCCCGATCACCGGCGCGGCCAGCTCGCTGAACGCCGCGTCCGCGGCGACCGTGGCGCTGTACGAGGCGGCCCGGCAGCGGCGTTAG
- a CDS encoding aldehyde dehydrogenase family protein: MSLILAPGTAWTDVFDRVRAAVPEAVAGDRLRNLYGGTWHDGGVPADLRTPVDGSLIAEVSRVDAGTATGAVRAAAREHRDWAATPLGERKARVAVAVEALTAHRDLLALTLVWEIGKPWRAACADVDRALDGVRWYLQQIDRQAAGREPLPGPVSNIASWNYPMSVLVHAELVQLLAGNAVVAKTPSQGGAVCLTLAHALMTRAGLPVTLLSGSGDELSEVLVRAPEIGAVAFVGGRSNGGKVAAALLDSDKRHFIEQEGLNAWGIWDFSQWDLLAGHLRKGFEYGKQRCTAYPRFVVQRDLVGSFLDVYLPVVKSVRFGHPLAVTAPGEPLPELDFGPLISAAKAGELRRKVDEAVRGGAVPLHRGDAAEGRYLDGQDIGAYVAPAALLAPPGRSRLMHAEPFGPVDTIIVVDTEEELLSAMNASNGALVASLAVDDEELGAKLAQDVQAYKVGINRPRSRGDRDETFGGRGASWKGAFVGGDLLVQAVTLGGPGERLYGNFPDYTSCPPTP; encoded by the coding sequence ATGAGCCTGATCCTCGCCCCCGGTACCGCCTGGACAGACGTCTTCGACCGTGTCCGTGCCGCCGTGCCCGAAGCCGTCGCCGGTGACCGGCTGCGCAACCTGTACGGCGGCACCTGGCACGACGGCGGTGTGCCCGCTGACCTGCGTACCCCCGTCGACGGGTCGCTGATCGCCGAGGTCTCCCGGGTGGACGCGGGAACCGCGACCGGGGCCGTGCGGGCCGCGGCGCGGGAGCATCGCGACTGGGCCGCGACGCCGCTCGGCGAGCGCAAGGCACGGGTGGCGGTGGCCGTCGAGGCCCTGACCGCGCACCGGGACCTGCTCGCCCTGACCCTGGTGTGGGAGATCGGCAAGCCGTGGCGGGCGGCCTGCGCCGACGTGGACCGCGCGCTGGACGGGGTGCGGTGGTACCTGCAGCAGATCGACCGGCAGGCCGCCGGGCGCGAGCCGCTGCCCGGGCCGGTCAGCAACATCGCCTCGTGGAACTACCCGATGAGCGTGCTGGTCCACGCCGAGCTGGTGCAGCTGCTCGCCGGCAACGCCGTGGTGGCGAAGACGCCGTCGCAGGGCGGCGCGGTCTGCCTGACGCTCGCGCACGCCCTCATGACCCGCGCCGGGCTGCCCGTCACGTTGCTCTCCGGCAGCGGCGACGAGTTGTCCGAGGTGCTCGTGCGGGCGCCGGAGATCGGGGCGGTGGCGTTCGTGGGCGGCCGGTCGAACGGCGGGAAGGTCGCGGCGGCCCTGCTGGACTCCGACAAACGGCACTTCATCGAGCAGGAGGGGCTCAACGCGTGGGGGATCTGGGACTTCTCCCAGTGGGACCTGCTCGCCGGCCACCTGCGCAAGGGCTTCGAGTACGGCAAGCAGCGCTGCACCGCGTACCCGAGGTTCGTCGTGCAGCGCGACCTGGTCGGTTCCTTCCTCGACGTCTACCTGCCCGTGGTGAAGTCCGTGCGCTTCGGGCACCCGCTGGCCGTCACCGCGCCCGGCGAGCCGCTGCCGGAGCTGGACTTCGGGCCGCTGATCAGCGCCGCCAAGGCCGGCGAGCTGCGGCGCAAGGTGGACGAGGCGGTCCGGGGCGGCGCGGTGCCGCTGCACCGGGGCGACGCGGCCGAGGGCCGCTACCTCGACGGTCAGGACATCGGGGCGTACGTGGCCCCGGCCGCGCTGCTCGCCCCGCCGGGACGGTCGCGGCTGATGCACGCCGAACCGTTCGGGCCGGTCGACACGATCATCGTGGTGGACACCGAGGAGGAGCTGCTGTCGGCGATGAACGCGAGCAACGGTGCGCTGGTGGCCAGCCTCGCGGTCGACGACGAGGAGCTGGGCGCCAAGCTCGCGCAGGACGTGCAGGCGTACAAGGTGGGCATCAACCGGCCGCGCTCGCGGGGTGACCGGGACGAGACGTTCGGCGGGCGCGGGGCCTCCTGGAAGGGCGCCTTCGTCGGCGGTGACCTGCTCGTGCAGGCGGTCACGCTGGGCGGCCCGGGGGAGCGGCTGTACGGCAACTTCCCCGATTACACGAGCTGCCCGCCCACGCCGTAA
- a CDS encoding HPF/RaiA family ribosome-associated protein, producing the protein MSAAAEPATVEQCLRAGAGFSLGDRNWIAEQFATLDARLATFPAETTELEVSVKDREARGQKVTLECWIAGRQKIVTTSAEEDLHAALNDVRDDLRRRLDDAKTRQEPRHNRHLRAGLADLPQEEEPVI; encoded by the coding sequence ATGAGTGCCGCGGCAGAACCGGCCACCGTTGAGCAGTGCCTGCGGGCCGGAGCCGGCTTTTCGCTGGGTGACCGGAACTGGATCGCCGAGCAGTTCGCCACGCTCGACGCCCGGTTGGCGACCTTCCCCGCCGAGACCACCGAGCTGGAGGTGTCGGTCAAGGACCGGGAGGCCCGCGGGCAGAAGGTCACGCTCGAGTGCTGGATCGCGGGCCGGCAGAAGATCGTCACGACGTCCGCCGAGGAGGACCTGCACGCCGCCCTCAACGACGTCCGGGACGACCTGCGCCGGCGGCTCGACGACGCGAAGACCCGGCAGGAGCCGCGCCACAACCGGCATCTGCGGGCCGGGCTCGCGGACCTGCCGCAGGAGGAAGAACCGGTGATCTGA
- a CDS encoding family 43 glycosylhydrolase, with the protein MGVVSAMVAAVLTAGALAAPAAPAAAVPDLSTAEAGNPFVDGWYADPDVAVYEGRYWVFPTSSRPYNEQTYLDAFSSTDLVHWTKHPNVLTVANVSWARRAVWAPAPVQRNGKYYLYFGANDIQSNSELGGIGVAVADRPEGPYVDAIGAPLIGQFVNGAQPIDQDVFVDDDGQAYMYYGGWQHANVVKLNSDMTSLGRFADGSTYKEITPANYTEGSQVFKRNGKYYLMWSEGYWGGSDYSVSYAMADSPTGPFTKIAKILTQDAEVAKGSGHNAVVNVPGTDIWYIVYHRRPLSETDANHRQLAYDRMSFNADGTIRPVTMKVKDNFDDGNAYGWKAYGSTWSAADGTYRATASPGGKSLQDTNFATLTYDADVTITTGTGDAGVVFRATQPATGTDAYRGYYAGLTTTGRVILGKADNNWRQLASAAFPVTRGTRYHLRVEATGTTIKVYVDSTLKLTATDTSFTTGATGVRVFNTAAAFDNISIA; encoded by the coding sequence ATGGGCGTTGTCTCCGCGATGGTCGCCGCCGTCCTGACCGCAGGCGCCCTGGCCGCGCCCGCCGCACCGGCCGCCGCCGTGCCTGATCTTTCGACGGCCGAGGCCGGCAACCCGTTCGTCGACGGTTGGTACGCCGACCCCGACGTCGCCGTCTACGAGGGCCGGTACTGGGTCTTCCCCACCTCGTCCCGGCCCTACAACGAGCAGACCTACCTGGACGCCTTCTCCTCCACCGACCTCGTGCACTGGACGAAGCACCCGAACGTCCTGACCGTCGCGAACGTCTCCTGGGCCCGCCGGGCGGTGTGGGCGCCCGCGCCGGTGCAGCGCAACGGCAAGTACTACCTGTATTTCGGCGCGAACGACATCCAGAGCAACTCGGAGCTGGGCGGCATCGGCGTCGCGGTCGCCGACCGCCCGGAGGGCCCGTACGTGGACGCGATCGGCGCGCCGCTGATCGGGCAGTTCGTGAACGGGGCGCAGCCCATCGACCAAGACGTGTTCGTCGACGACGACGGGCAGGCGTACATGTATTACGGCGGCTGGCAGCACGCCAACGTCGTGAAGCTCAACAGCGACATGACCAGCCTGGGCCGCTTCGCCGACGGCAGCACGTACAAGGAGATCACCCCGGCGAACTACACCGAGGGCTCCCAGGTCTTCAAGCGCAACGGCAAGTACTACCTGATGTGGTCCGAGGGCTATTGGGGCGGCTCCGACTACTCGGTCTCGTACGCGATGGCTGACTCCCCCACGGGACCGTTCACGAAGATCGCCAAGATCCTCACCCAGGACGCCGAGGTCGCGAAGGGCTCGGGCCACAACGCGGTGGTCAACGTGCCGGGCACGGACATCTGGTACATCGTCTACCACCGGCGCCCGCTCAGCGAGACCGACGCCAACCACCGCCAGCTCGCCTACGACCGCATGTCCTTCAACGCCGACGGCACGATCCGCCCGGTGACGATGAAGGTCAAGGACAACTTCGACGACGGCAACGCGTACGGCTGGAAGGCGTACGGCTCCACCTGGTCGGCGGCCGACGGCACCTACCGCGCGACCGCCTCACCCGGCGGCAAGTCCCTGCAGGACACCAACTTCGCCACCCTCACGTACGACGCGGACGTCACCATCACCACCGGCACGGGCGACGCGGGCGTGGTCTTCCGAGCCACCCAACCGGCGACGGGCACGGACGCCTACCGCGGCTACTACGCCGGCCTGACCACCACGGGCCGCGTCATCCTCGGCAAAGCCGACAACAACTGGCGCCAACTCGCATCGGCGGCCTTCCCGGTCACCCGAGGCACCCGCTACCACCTGCGAGTCGAAGCAACAGGAACCACCATCAAGGTGTACGTCGACAGCACCCTCAAACTCACGGCGACGGACACCAGCTTCACCACGGGAGCAACCGGCGTACGCGTCTTCAACACGGCAGCCGCCTTCGACAACATCTCCATCGCCTAA
- the mycP gene encoding type VII secretion-associated serine protease mycosin: MAAVLCLIGSSAAPAAADPVRDRQWYLSALKVSEVHKTTRGAGVTIALIDSGVDAKHRDLAAAVVRGKDFVNGKGDGRTDLNGHGTAMAGIIAGRGHGEGSGILGIAPAAKILPLSTTSDFFANSDEVRNALDFAADHGARVINMSFGSGDDVTLHDAIRAAQARDIVLVASSGNKGDADEGYPGKYPEVLTVGAVGRDGGIADLSVTGPQVDLTAPGVDIATTSIYKQGYSSGSGTSQATAIVSGAAALVRAKYPDLSAAEVVHRLTATATDAGKPGRDDTYGYGRLDLLKALTADVPAAAPAVSAGASDDGASLRASDSGPGPRRVSPLLVGGLAIAGVLLIGGLVVGLLVVVRRRRS; the protein is encoded by the coding sequence GTGGCCGCGGTGCTGTGCCTCATCGGGTCGTCGGCGGCCCCGGCGGCCGCTGACCCGGTGCGGGACCGGCAGTGGTACCTGTCGGCGCTCAAGGTGAGCGAGGTACACAAAACGACCAGGGGTGCGGGTGTCACGATCGCGCTGATCGACTCCGGTGTGGACGCCAAACACCGTGACCTCGCCGCAGCCGTCGTCAGAGGCAAAGATTTCGTCAACGGAAAGGGTGACGGCCGCACCGACCTCAACGGCCACGGCACTGCCATGGCCGGAATCATCGCGGGTCGGGGACACGGCGAGGGAAGCGGCATCCTCGGCATCGCCCCGGCGGCGAAGATCCTCCCCCTCAGCACCACCAGCGACTTCTTCGCCAACAGCGACGAAGTGCGCAACGCCCTCGACTTCGCGGCTGATCACGGCGCGCGTGTGATCAACATGTCCTTCGGCAGCGGTGACGACGTCACCCTCCACGACGCGATCCGTGCGGCCCAGGCACGCGACATCGTGCTGGTGGCGTCGTCGGGCAACAAGGGAGACGCCGACGAGGGCTACCCGGGGAAATATCCCGAAGTTCTTACCGTCGGCGCGGTCGGCCGAGACGGCGGGATCGCCGACTTGTCGGTCACCGGTCCGCAGGTGGACCTCACCGCGCCCGGCGTGGACATCGCCACTACGAGCATCTACAAGCAGGGTTACAGCTCCGGCAGCGGGACAAGCCAGGCGACGGCAATCGTCAGTGGGGCGGCCGCTCTGGTGCGGGCGAAGTATCCGGACCTTTCCGCTGCCGAGGTCGTGCATCGGTTGACTGCCACCGCGACCGACGCCGGGAAGCCCGGCCGGGACGACACCTACGGATACGGCCGCCTCGATCTGCTCAAGGCGCTCACCGCCGATGTTCCCGCTGCTGCACCGGCTGTGTCGGCCGGTGCGAGCGATGACGGAGCGTCGCTGCGGGCTTCTGACTCCGGCCCGGGGCCGCGGCGGGTTAGTCCCCTTCTGGTCGGTGGTTTGGCCATTGCCGGGGTGCTGCTTATCGGCGGGCTGGTTGTCGGCCTCTTGGTCGTGGTGCGGCGGCGGCGGTCTTAG
- a CDS encoding MBL fold metallo-hydrolase: MPDHELPEPVVHPAHARDVARDVVVIENRNVPLVPNIGVIGGTHSVLVVDTGMGPRNAEKVLAFAAEHARGRRIHLTTTHFHPEHAFGARTFAGEATYLVNRAQADDLTTKGPGYLQMFRGLAETTARYLEDVELPAPDVTYADAYDLDLGGRVVHLRATGPAHSRGDQVITVPDAGVMFTGDLVEAGQFAIFPWFPPHDTDVSGVRWIEVMRRLSEAGPRTVVPGHGDIGGPALLAEVRAYLEELRDETWKRRDSALDEETIAAEVEAVLIDRHPDWSGRDWIAKGVGCFCAA, from the coding sequence ATGCCCGACCACGAGCTGCCCGAACCCGTCGTCCACCCGGCCCACGCGCGTGACGTCGCCCGCGACGTCGTCGTCATCGAGAACCGCAACGTGCCCCTCGTCCCCAACATCGGCGTCATCGGCGGCACCCACTCGGTGCTGGTCGTCGACACCGGCATGGGCCCGCGCAACGCCGAGAAGGTCCTCGCCTTCGCCGCCGAGCATGCCCGCGGCCGCCGCATCCACCTCACCACGACGCACTTCCACCCCGAACACGCCTTCGGGGCCCGTACCTTCGCCGGCGAGGCCACGTACCTGGTCAACCGCGCCCAGGCCGACGACCTGACCACCAAGGGCCCCGGCTACCTGCAGATGTTCCGCGGCCTCGCCGAGACCACCGCCCGCTACCTCGAAGACGTCGAGCTGCCCGCCCCGGACGTCACCTACGCCGACGCGTACGACCTCGACCTCGGCGGCCGCGTGGTCCATCTGCGTGCGACCGGCCCGGCGCACAGCCGGGGCGACCAGGTCATCACGGTCCCCGACGCGGGCGTCATGTTCACCGGCGACCTCGTCGAGGCCGGCCAGTTCGCCATCTTCCCCTGGTTCCCGCCGCACGACACCGACGTCTCCGGCGTGCGCTGGATCGAGGTCATGCGGCGGCTCAGCGAGGCGGGTCCGCGCACGGTCGTACCCGGGCACGGCGACATCGGCGGCCCTGCGCTGCTGGCCGAGGTGCGCGCCTACCTCGAGGAACTACGCGACGAGACGTGGAAGCGGCGCGACTCCGCACTCGACGAGGAGACCATCGCGGCGGAGGTGGAGGCGGTGCTGATCGACCGGCACCCGGACTGGTCCGGCCGCGACTGGATCGCCAAGGGAGTCGGCTGCTTCTGCGCGGCCTGA
- a CDS encoding LysR substrate-binding domain-containing protein, translating into MELRSLRYFVAVAEELHFGRAAARLHMTQPPLSRAIRQLEADLGAVLLHRSPAGVSLTPAGSVLYDEARAMLERAGELRTRISAAAGAATLTVGVLADSAERAGVTPAAAFRERHPDVTVRVREGDFADPTAGLRAGLVDVALTRAPFDETGLSLRVLRSDPVGVVLRTDDPLARRDHLCLSDLADRQWFRLPDGADPLWRAYWNPVPPQHDAPIVRTVQECLQAAMWNGTIGLTALNHALPEGVTVVPLTDMAPSRLVVAWRTADAGPLVRAFLRDVVSRPSRRAPPEA; encoded by the coding sequence ATGGAGCTTCGTTCGCTGCGCTATTTCGTCGCGGTCGCCGAGGAGCTCCATTTCGGGCGCGCCGCCGCCCGCCTGCACATGACGCAGCCGCCGCTGAGCCGTGCCATCCGGCAGCTGGAGGCGGACCTCGGCGCGGTGCTGCTGCACCGCTCCCCCGCCGGAGTCTCGCTGACCCCCGCCGGTTCCGTGCTGTACGACGAGGCCCGCGCGATGCTGGAGCGCGCCGGCGAGCTGCGTACCCGCATATCGGCCGCGGCCGGAGCCGCCACCCTGACCGTCGGGGTGCTGGCCGACAGCGCCGAGCGGGCCGGGGTCACGCCGGCGGCGGCCTTCCGGGAGCGGCACCCGGACGTGACGGTCCGGGTCCGCGAGGGTGACTTCGCCGATCCGACGGCGGGGCTGCGCGCCGGCCTCGTCGACGTGGCGCTGACCCGTGCGCCGTTCGACGAGACCGGCCTCAGTCTGCGGGTGCTGCGGTCGGATCCGGTCGGCGTCGTGCTGCGTACGGATGATCCGCTCGCCCGCCGTGACCACCTGTGCCTGAGCGACCTCGCCGACCGGCAGTGGTTCCGCCTTCCCGACGGCGCCGACCCGCTCTGGCGCGCCTACTGGAATCCGGTGCCGCCGCAGCATGACGCCCCGATCGTGCGCACGGTGCAGGAGTGCCTGCAAGCGGCCATGTGGAACGGCACGATCGGGTTGACGGCGCTCAACCATGCGCTGCCCGAGGGTGTCACCGTGGTGCCGCTCACGGACATGGCACCGAGCCGGCTGGTCGTCGCGTGGCGCACCGCCGACGCCGGCCCCCTGGTCCGCGCGTTTCTCCGGGACGTGGTTAGCCGACCGTCCCGCCGGGCACCACCGGAGGCATGA
- a CDS encoding FAD-dependent oxidoreductase, with protein sequence MTATRRARFTSRHARRLIAVDRSLPPAVQDGVHTVVVGGGIAGVSAALLLAERGVRVTLLERGERLGGRLAAWPKTLADGSRQMVGHGFHAFFRQYYNWRNVLRRVDPSLSFLRPVRGYPVISRDWPQEDFGGLPGTPPWSLLALMARSPSLRTREMRDVDGPTSLALLRYSRTETYRSFDSMSAATFLDRLGMPDRARAMLFDVFAHSFFNHAAEMSAAEMIMQFHFYFLRNAEGLGFDAPGDDYETAIWRPLAARLEKLGADIRTGATVDRIEPGWTVTLAGGQQVKAEHVVLAADPRSAREIVAASPGLVRHAPRLAAQMTTVRTTAPYVVSRVWTDRDAAPGRAVFTSVSGEPTLDSVSLFHRAEAEAARWAHRTHGAVIELHEYAGTQDADAATSAHRMWQQLGALWPETARMSIVDSDSRRGDDAPAFHVGSDATRPGVTTEADGLYLAGDWVRMPFPAALMERSAGSAALAANAILRNHGIRQLQVYSVPLRGLLIR encoded by the coding sequence ATGACAGCGACCCGCAGGGCCCGCTTCACCAGCCGTCACGCCCGCAGGCTCATCGCCGTCGATCGATCCCTGCCGCCGGCCGTGCAGGACGGCGTGCACACCGTCGTGGTGGGTGGCGGGATCGCCGGCGTCTCGGCGGCCCTGCTGCTCGCCGAGCGGGGCGTACGGGTGACGTTGCTGGAGCGCGGCGAGCGGCTGGGCGGCCGGTTGGCGGCGTGGCCCAAGACGCTCGCGGACGGTTCGCGGCAGATGGTCGGGCACGGGTTCCACGCGTTCTTCCGGCAGTACTACAACTGGCGCAACGTGCTGCGGCGCGTGGATCCGTCGCTGTCGTTCCTGCGGCCCGTACGCGGCTATCCGGTGATCTCGCGCGACTGGCCGCAGGAGGATTTCGGAGGTCTGCCGGGCACGCCGCCGTGGAGCCTGCTGGCGCTCATGGCGCGCTCCCCGAGCCTTCGGACGCGTGAGATGCGCGATGTCGACGGCCCGACCTCGCTGGCGCTGCTCCGCTACTCGCGGACGGAGACGTACCGCAGCTTCGACTCGATGTCCGCCGCGACGTTCCTGGACCGGCTCGGCATGCCGGACCGGGCCCGGGCCATGCTGTTCGACGTCTTCGCGCACTCGTTCTTCAACCACGCGGCCGAGATGTCCGCAGCCGAGATGATCATGCAGTTCCACTTCTACTTCCTGCGCAACGCCGAGGGGCTGGGCTTCGACGCGCCCGGGGACGACTACGAGACCGCCATCTGGCGGCCGCTCGCCGCGCGGCTGGAGAAATTGGGCGCGGACATCCGTACCGGTGCGACCGTCGATCGGATCGAGCCCGGCTGGACCGTCACGCTCGCCGGCGGGCAGCAGGTGAAGGCCGAGCACGTCGTGCTCGCGGCCGATCCGCGCTCCGCGCGGGAGATCGTCGCCGCCTCGCCGGGACTGGTCCGGCACGCTCCGCGGTTGGCCGCCCAGATGACGACGGTACGGACCACAGCACCGTACGTCGTCAGCCGCGTGTGGACGGACCGCGACGCCGCACCCGGCCGCGCCGTGTTCACGAGCGTGTCCGGGGAGCCGACGCTCGACTCCGTCAGCCTGTTCCACCGCGCCGAGGCGGAGGCCGCACGGTGGGCTCACCGCACCCACGGCGCGGTCATCGAGCTGCACGAGTACGCGGGAACGCAGGACGCCGACGCGGCCACCTCGGCGCACCGGATGTGGCAGCAGCTGGGCGCACTGTGGCCGGAGACCGCGCGGATGAGCATCGTGGACAGTGACAGCCGGCGGGGCGACGACGCACCGGCCTTCCACGTGGGCAGCGACGCCACCCGGCCGGGGGTGACCACCGAAGCCGACGGGCTGTACCTGGCGGGCGACTGGGTCCGCATGCCGTTTCCGGCGGCGCTCATGGAACGCTCGGCCGGCTCCGCCGCGCTCGCCGCCAATGCCATTCTGCGGAATCACGGAATTCGTCAGTTGCAGGTCTATTCGGTGCCGTTGCGCGGTCTGCTCATTCGCTGA
- a CDS encoding FG-GAP repeat domain-containing protein encodes MFRTNRLIALAAAAAVSMIVQIPGTPAAATPPAGGGFSGVAGDFNGDGRDDIVTFTRGSSADVYVALSTGSSFSGTGVKWHDYFAAGTETPLVGDFNGDGRDDIATFTRGSAADVYVALSTGHSFVGTGVKWHDYFAAGTEIPAVGDFNGDGRDDIATFTRGSSADVYVALSTGHSFVGTGVKWHDYFAAGTEIPAVGDFNGDGRDDIATFTRGSSADVYVALSTGSSFSGTGWKWHDLFAVGTELPSVGDFNGDGRDDIVTFTRGSAADVFVALSTGSSFSGTGWKWHDYFAAGTEIPGTGDFTGDGRTDIATFTRGSAADVYVARSTGSAFSGTGWKWHNFFAVNSEIPQPGILW; translated from the coding sequence ATGTTCCGCACCAACCGTCTCATCGCACTCGCCGCCGCAGCCGCCGTCTCGATGATCGTGCAGATCCCGGGAACACCGGCGGCCGCGACACCACCGGCCGGCGGTGGGTTCAGTGGCGTCGCCGGTGATTTCAACGGCGACGGCCGCGACGACATCGTCACGTTCACGCGCGGCAGCTCCGCCGACGTGTACGTGGCATTGTCGACCGGATCCTCATTCTCCGGCACCGGCGTCAAATGGCACGACTATTTCGCGGCGGGTACGGAGACACCACTCGTCGGCGACTTCAACGGCGACGGCCGCGACGACATCGCGACGTTCACCCGGGGCTCGGCCGCGGACGTGTACGTCGCCCTGTCCACCGGCCATTCCTTCGTCGGCACCGGCGTCAAATGGCACGACTACTTCGCCGCCGGCACGGAGATCCCGGCGGTGGGCGACTTCAACGGCGACGGCCGCGACGACATCGCCACCTTCACCCGCGGCAGCTCCGCCGACGTGTACGTCGCCCTGTCCACCGGCCATTCCTTCGTCGGCACCGGCGTCAAATGGCACGACTACTTCGCCGCCGGCACGGAGATCCCGGCGGTGGGCGACTTCAACGGCGACGGCCGCGACGACATCGCCACCTTCACCCGCGGCAGCTCCGCCGACGTCTACGTCGCCCTCTCCACCGGATCATCCTTCTCCGGAACCGGCTGGAAATGGCACGACCTCTTCGCCGTGGGCACGGAACTGCCGTCGGTCGGCGATTTCAACGGTGACGGCCGCGACGACATCGTGACGTTCACCCGCGGCTCGGCCGCCGACGTCTTCGTCGCGCTCTCCACCGGTTCCTCGTTCTCCGGTACGGGCTGGAAGTGGCACGACTACTTCGCGGCGGGCACCGAGATCCCGGGCACCGGCGACTTCACCGGCGACGGCCGTACCGACATCGCCACCTTCACCCGCGGCTCCGCAGCCGACGTGTACGTGGCCCGCTCGACCGGTAGCGCCTTCTCCGGCACCGGCTGGAAGTGGCACAACTTCTTCGCCGTGAACTCGGAGATCCCGCAGCCCGGCATCCTCTGGTGA